In the Dermochelys coriacea isolate rDerCor1 chromosome 25, rDerCor1.pri.v4, whole genome shotgun sequence genome, one interval contains:
- the MATK gene encoding megakaryocyte-associated tyrosine-protein kinase isoform X3, with protein sequence MSTKRWLPGTQCITKHDHTKPKARELAFRKGDIITIVEQKGWYQAKHNDTNEEGLLSASSVREREAIRVDPKLSLMPWFHGKISGVEAVQALQPPEDGLFLVRESIRHPGDYVLCVSFGKEVIHYRVIYQENCLSIDASVCFYNLIDMIEHYMKDQGAICTKLVKPRPKPGMKSAEEELAKAGWLLKLQHLTLGDKIGEGEFGAVLQAEYLGQKVAVKNIRCDVTAQAFLAETAAMTKVRHKNLVLLLGVILHNGLYIVMEFMSKGNLVNFLRTRGRSVLQPKQLIQFALDVAQGMDYLESKKLVHRDLAARNILISEENVAKVSDFGLAKVDPKGIDATKLPVKWTAPEALKHNKFSAKSDVWSYGILLWEVFSYGRAPYSKMTLKEVTEMVEKGYRMEAPEECPPSLYTLMKSCWEIEPGKRPSFKKLTEKLQKELKHIGDS encoded by the exons ATGTCAACA AAACGCTGGTTGCCAGGGACGCAGTGCATCACCAAGCACGACCACACCAAGCCCAAAGCCCGCGAGCTTGCCTTCCGCAAGGGCGACATCATCACCATCGTCGAG CAGAAAGGCTGGTACCAAGCGAAACACAACGACACTAATGAGGAGGGGCTGCTCTCGGCCAGCTCTGTGCGGGAGCGCGAAGCCATCCGCGTTGACCCCAAGCTCAGCCTGATGCC CTGGTTCCATGGGAAGATCTCTGGTGTGGAGGCCGTGCAGGCACTCCAGCCCCCTGAGGACGGGCTCTTCCTGGTGCGGGAGTCCATCCGGCACCCCGGGGACTACGTGCTGTGCGTCAGCTTTGGCAAGGAGGTCATCCACTACCGCGTCATCTACCAGGAGAACTGTCTGAGCATCGACGCCTCTGTCTGCTTCTACAATCTCATTGACATGATTGAG CACTATATGAAGGACCAGGGAGCCATCTGTACCAAGCTGGTAAAACCCAGACCAAAGCCCGGGATGAAGTCTGCTGAGGAGGAGTTGGCCAAGG CCGGCTGGTTACTGAAGCTGCAGCACCTCACACTGGGAGACAAGATTGGGGAAGGAGAATTTGGAG CCGTCCTGCAGGCAGAGTACCTGGGGCAGAAAGTGGCCGTGAAGAACATCAGGTGCGATGTCACTGCCCAGGCCTTTCTTGCTGAGACTGCTGCCATGAC GAAGGTCCGTCACAAAaacctggtgctgctgctgggcgTGATCCTGCACAACGGCCTCTACATCGTCATGGAGTTCATGAGCAAG GGGAACCTGGTCAACTTCCTGAGGACGCGGGGCAGATCAGTCCTCCAGCCCAAGCAGCTCATCCAGTTTGCCCT GGACGTCGCCCAGGGGATGGACTACTTGGAGTCCAAGAAGTTGGTGCACAGGGACCTTGCCGCCCGCAACATCCTGATCTCAGAGGAGAACGTGGCCAAAGTGAGTGACTTCGGCTTGGCCAAGGTGGACCCAAAAGGCATAGACGCCACCAAGCTGCCAGTCAAGTGGACAGCTCCAGAGGCCCTGAAACACAAT AAATTCTCTGCCAAGTCGGACGTCTGGAGCTATGGGATCCTCCTGTGGGAAGTATTCTCCTACGGCCGGGCGCCCTACTCCAAGATG aCTCTGAAGGAAGTGACGGAGATGGTGGAGAAGGGGTACCGGATGGAGGCCCCTGAGGAATGCCCGCCCTCCCTCTACACTCTGATGAAGAGCTGCTGGGAGATAGAGCCGGGGAAGCGGCCTTCCTTCAAGAAGCTCACTGAGAAGCTGCAGAAGGAGCTGAAGCACATAGGGGACAGTTAG
- the MATK gene encoding megakaryocyte-associated tyrosine-protein kinase isoform X4, whose protein sequence is MSTKRWLPGTQCITKHDHTKPKARELAFRKGDIITIVEKGWYQAKHNDTNEEGLLSASSVREREAIRVDPKLSLMPWFHGKISGVEAVQALQPPEDGLFLVRESIRHPGDYVLCVSFGKEVIHYRVIYQENCLSIDASVCFYNLIDMIEHYMKDQGAICTKLVKPRPKPGMKSAEEELAKAGWLLKLQHLTLGDKIGEGEFGAVLQAEYLGQKVAVKNIRCDVTAQAFLAETAAMTKVRHKNLVLLLGVILHNGLYIVMEFMSKGNLVNFLRTRGRSVLQPKQLIQFALDVAQGMDYLESKKLVHRDLAARNILISEENVAKVSDFGLAKVDPKGIDATKLPVKWTAPEALKHNKFSAKSDVWSYGILLWEVFSYGRAPYSKMTLKEVTEMVEKGYRMEAPEECPPSLYTLMKSCWEIEPGKRPSFKKLTEKLQKELKHIGDS, encoded by the exons ATGTCAACA AAACGCTGGTTGCCAGGGACGCAGTGCATCACCAAGCACGACCACACCAAGCCCAAAGCCCGCGAGCTTGCCTTCCGCAAGGGCGACATCATCACCATCGTCGAG AAAGGCTGGTACCAAGCGAAACACAACGACACTAATGAGGAGGGGCTGCTCTCGGCCAGCTCTGTGCGGGAGCGCGAAGCCATCCGCGTTGACCCCAAGCTCAGCCTGATGCC CTGGTTCCATGGGAAGATCTCTGGTGTGGAGGCCGTGCAGGCACTCCAGCCCCCTGAGGACGGGCTCTTCCTGGTGCGGGAGTCCATCCGGCACCCCGGGGACTACGTGCTGTGCGTCAGCTTTGGCAAGGAGGTCATCCACTACCGCGTCATCTACCAGGAGAACTGTCTGAGCATCGACGCCTCTGTCTGCTTCTACAATCTCATTGACATGATTGAG CACTATATGAAGGACCAGGGAGCCATCTGTACCAAGCTGGTAAAACCCAGACCAAAGCCCGGGATGAAGTCTGCTGAGGAGGAGTTGGCCAAGG CCGGCTGGTTACTGAAGCTGCAGCACCTCACACTGGGAGACAAGATTGGGGAAGGAGAATTTGGAG CCGTCCTGCAGGCAGAGTACCTGGGGCAGAAAGTGGCCGTGAAGAACATCAGGTGCGATGTCACTGCCCAGGCCTTTCTTGCTGAGACTGCTGCCATGAC GAAGGTCCGTCACAAAaacctggtgctgctgctgggcgTGATCCTGCACAACGGCCTCTACATCGTCATGGAGTTCATGAGCAAG GGGAACCTGGTCAACTTCCTGAGGACGCGGGGCAGATCAGTCCTCCAGCCCAAGCAGCTCATCCAGTTTGCCCT GGACGTCGCCCAGGGGATGGACTACTTGGAGTCCAAGAAGTTGGTGCACAGGGACCTTGCCGCCCGCAACATCCTGATCTCAGAGGAGAACGTGGCCAAAGTGAGTGACTTCGGCTTGGCCAAGGTGGACCCAAAAGGCATAGACGCCACCAAGCTGCCAGTCAAGTGGACAGCTCCAGAGGCCCTGAAACACAAT AAATTCTCTGCCAAGTCGGACGTCTGGAGCTATGGGATCCTCCTGTGGGAAGTATTCTCCTACGGCCGGGCGCCCTACTCCAAGATG aCTCTGAAGGAAGTGACGGAGATGGTGGAGAAGGGGTACCGGATGGAGGCCCCTGAGGAATGCCCGCCCTCCCTCTACACTCTGATGAAGAGCTGCTGGGAGATAGAGCCGGGGAAGCGGCCTTCCTTCAAGAAGCTCACTGAGAAGCTGCAGAAGGAGCTGAAGCACATAGGGGACAGTTAG
- the MATK gene encoding megakaryocyte-associated tyrosine-protein kinase isoform X2, translating to MSTKRWLPGTQCITKHDHTKPKARELAFRKGDIITIVEVCEKGWYQAKHNDTNEEGLLSASSVREREAIRVDPKLSLMPWFHGKISGVEAVQALQPPEDGLFLVRESIRHPGDYVLCVSFGKEVIHYRVIYQENCLSIDASVCFYNLIDMIEHYMKDQGAICTKLVKPRPKPGMKSAEEELAKAGWLLKLQHLTLGDKIGEGEFGAVLQAEYLGQKVAVKNIRCDVTAQAFLAETAAMTKVRHKNLVLLLGVILHNGLYIVMEFMSKGNLVNFLRTRGRSVLQPKQLIQFALDVAQGMDYLESKKLVHRDLAARNILISEENVAKVSDFGLAKVDPKGIDATKLPVKWTAPEALKHNKFSAKSDVWSYGILLWEVFSYGRAPYSKMTLKEVTEMVEKGYRMEAPEECPPSLYTLMKSCWEIEPGKRPSFKKLTEKLQKELKHIGDS from the exons ATGTCAACA AAACGCTGGTTGCCAGGGACGCAGTGCATCACCAAGCACGACCACACCAAGCCCAAAGCCCGCGAGCTTGCCTTCCGCAAGGGCGACATCATCACCATCGTCGAGGTCTGTGAG AAAGGCTGGTACCAAGCGAAACACAACGACACTAATGAGGAGGGGCTGCTCTCGGCCAGCTCTGTGCGGGAGCGCGAAGCCATCCGCGTTGACCCCAAGCTCAGCCTGATGCC CTGGTTCCATGGGAAGATCTCTGGTGTGGAGGCCGTGCAGGCACTCCAGCCCCCTGAGGACGGGCTCTTCCTGGTGCGGGAGTCCATCCGGCACCCCGGGGACTACGTGCTGTGCGTCAGCTTTGGCAAGGAGGTCATCCACTACCGCGTCATCTACCAGGAGAACTGTCTGAGCATCGACGCCTCTGTCTGCTTCTACAATCTCATTGACATGATTGAG CACTATATGAAGGACCAGGGAGCCATCTGTACCAAGCTGGTAAAACCCAGACCAAAGCCCGGGATGAAGTCTGCTGAGGAGGAGTTGGCCAAGG CCGGCTGGTTACTGAAGCTGCAGCACCTCACACTGGGAGACAAGATTGGGGAAGGAGAATTTGGAG CCGTCCTGCAGGCAGAGTACCTGGGGCAGAAAGTGGCCGTGAAGAACATCAGGTGCGATGTCACTGCCCAGGCCTTTCTTGCTGAGACTGCTGCCATGAC GAAGGTCCGTCACAAAaacctggtgctgctgctgggcgTGATCCTGCACAACGGCCTCTACATCGTCATGGAGTTCATGAGCAAG GGGAACCTGGTCAACTTCCTGAGGACGCGGGGCAGATCAGTCCTCCAGCCCAAGCAGCTCATCCAGTTTGCCCT GGACGTCGCCCAGGGGATGGACTACTTGGAGTCCAAGAAGTTGGTGCACAGGGACCTTGCCGCCCGCAACATCCTGATCTCAGAGGAGAACGTGGCCAAAGTGAGTGACTTCGGCTTGGCCAAGGTGGACCCAAAAGGCATAGACGCCACCAAGCTGCCAGTCAAGTGGACAGCTCCAGAGGCCCTGAAACACAAT AAATTCTCTGCCAAGTCGGACGTCTGGAGCTATGGGATCCTCCTGTGGGAAGTATTCTCCTACGGCCGGGCGCCCTACTCCAAGATG aCTCTGAAGGAAGTGACGGAGATGGTGGAGAAGGGGTACCGGATGGAGGCCCCTGAGGAATGCCCGCCCTCCCTCTACACTCTGATGAAGAGCTGCTGGGAGATAGAGCCGGGGAAGCGGCCTTCCTTCAAGAAGCTCACTGAGAAGCTGCAGAAGGAGCTGAAGCACATAGGGGACAGTTAG
- the MATK gene encoding megakaryocyte-associated tyrosine-protein kinase isoform X1: MSTKRWLPGTQCITKHDHTKPKARELAFRKGDIITIVEVCEQKGWYQAKHNDTNEEGLLSASSVREREAIRVDPKLSLMPWFHGKISGVEAVQALQPPEDGLFLVRESIRHPGDYVLCVSFGKEVIHYRVIYQENCLSIDASVCFYNLIDMIEHYMKDQGAICTKLVKPRPKPGMKSAEEELAKAGWLLKLQHLTLGDKIGEGEFGAVLQAEYLGQKVAVKNIRCDVTAQAFLAETAAMTKVRHKNLVLLLGVILHNGLYIVMEFMSKGNLVNFLRTRGRSVLQPKQLIQFALDVAQGMDYLESKKLVHRDLAARNILISEENVAKVSDFGLAKVDPKGIDATKLPVKWTAPEALKHNKFSAKSDVWSYGILLWEVFSYGRAPYSKMTLKEVTEMVEKGYRMEAPEECPPSLYTLMKSCWEIEPGKRPSFKKLTEKLQKELKHIGDS; this comes from the exons ATGTCAACA AAACGCTGGTTGCCAGGGACGCAGTGCATCACCAAGCACGACCACACCAAGCCCAAAGCCCGCGAGCTTGCCTTCCGCAAGGGCGACATCATCACCATCGTCGAGGTCTGTGAG CAGAAAGGCTGGTACCAAGCGAAACACAACGACACTAATGAGGAGGGGCTGCTCTCGGCCAGCTCTGTGCGGGAGCGCGAAGCCATCCGCGTTGACCCCAAGCTCAGCCTGATGCC CTGGTTCCATGGGAAGATCTCTGGTGTGGAGGCCGTGCAGGCACTCCAGCCCCCTGAGGACGGGCTCTTCCTGGTGCGGGAGTCCATCCGGCACCCCGGGGACTACGTGCTGTGCGTCAGCTTTGGCAAGGAGGTCATCCACTACCGCGTCATCTACCAGGAGAACTGTCTGAGCATCGACGCCTCTGTCTGCTTCTACAATCTCATTGACATGATTGAG CACTATATGAAGGACCAGGGAGCCATCTGTACCAAGCTGGTAAAACCCAGACCAAAGCCCGGGATGAAGTCTGCTGAGGAGGAGTTGGCCAAGG CCGGCTGGTTACTGAAGCTGCAGCACCTCACACTGGGAGACAAGATTGGGGAAGGAGAATTTGGAG CCGTCCTGCAGGCAGAGTACCTGGGGCAGAAAGTGGCCGTGAAGAACATCAGGTGCGATGTCACTGCCCAGGCCTTTCTTGCTGAGACTGCTGCCATGAC GAAGGTCCGTCACAAAaacctggtgctgctgctgggcgTGATCCTGCACAACGGCCTCTACATCGTCATGGAGTTCATGAGCAAG GGGAACCTGGTCAACTTCCTGAGGACGCGGGGCAGATCAGTCCTCCAGCCCAAGCAGCTCATCCAGTTTGCCCT GGACGTCGCCCAGGGGATGGACTACTTGGAGTCCAAGAAGTTGGTGCACAGGGACCTTGCCGCCCGCAACATCCTGATCTCAGAGGAGAACGTGGCCAAAGTGAGTGACTTCGGCTTGGCCAAGGTGGACCCAAAAGGCATAGACGCCACCAAGCTGCCAGTCAAGTGGACAGCTCCAGAGGCCCTGAAACACAAT AAATTCTCTGCCAAGTCGGACGTCTGGAGCTATGGGATCCTCCTGTGGGAAGTATTCTCCTACGGCCGGGCGCCCTACTCCAAGATG aCTCTGAAGGAAGTGACGGAGATGGTGGAGAAGGGGTACCGGATGGAGGCCCCTGAGGAATGCCCGCCCTCCCTCTACACTCTGATGAAGAGCTGCTGGGAGATAGAGCCGGGGAAGCGGCCTTCCTTCAAGAAGCTCACTGAGAAGCTGCAGAAGGAGCTGAAGCACATAGGGGACAGTTAG
- the MATK gene encoding megakaryocyte-associated tyrosine-protein kinase isoform X5, whose translation MASRSHHMLLQQKGWYQAKHNDTNEEGLLSASSVREREAIRVDPKLSLMPWFHGKISGVEAVQALQPPEDGLFLVRESIRHPGDYVLCVSFGKEVIHYRVIYQENCLSIDASVCFYNLIDMIEHYMKDQGAICTKLVKPRPKPGMKSAEEELAKAGWLLKLQHLTLGDKIGEGEFGAVLQAEYLGQKVAVKNIRCDVTAQAFLAETAAMTKVRHKNLVLLLGVILHNGLYIVMEFMSKGNLVNFLRTRGRSVLQPKQLIQFALDVAQGMDYLESKKLVHRDLAARNILISEENVAKVSDFGLAKVDPKGIDATKLPVKWTAPEALKHNKFSAKSDVWSYGILLWEVFSYGRAPYSKMTLKEVTEMVEKGYRMEAPEECPPSLYTLMKSCWEIEPGKRPSFKKLTEKLQKELKHIGDS comes from the exons ATGGCATCGAGATCCCACCACATGCTCCTTCAGCAGAAAGGCTGGTACCAAGCGAAACACAACGACACTAATGAGGAGGGGCTGCTCTCGGCCAGCTCTGTGCGGGAGCGCGAAGCCATCCGCGTTGACCCCAAGCTCAGCCTGATGCC CTGGTTCCATGGGAAGATCTCTGGTGTGGAGGCCGTGCAGGCACTCCAGCCCCCTGAGGACGGGCTCTTCCTGGTGCGGGAGTCCATCCGGCACCCCGGGGACTACGTGCTGTGCGTCAGCTTTGGCAAGGAGGTCATCCACTACCGCGTCATCTACCAGGAGAACTGTCTGAGCATCGACGCCTCTGTCTGCTTCTACAATCTCATTGACATGATTGAG CACTATATGAAGGACCAGGGAGCCATCTGTACCAAGCTGGTAAAACCCAGACCAAAGCCCGGGATGAAGTCTGCTGAGGAGGAGTTGGCCAAGG CCGGCTGGTTACTGAAGCTGCAGCACCTCACACTGGGAGACAAGATTGGGGAAGGAGAATTTGGAG CCGTCCTGCAGGCAGAGTACCTGGGGCAGAAAGTGGCCGTGAAGAACATCAGGTGCGATGTCACTGCCCAGGCCTTTCTTGCTGAGACTGCTGCCATGAC GAAGGTCCGTCACAAAaacctggtgctgctgctgggcgTGATCCTGCACAACGGCCTCTACATCGTCATGGAGTTCATGAGCAAG GGGAACCTGGTCAACTTCCTGAGGACGCGGGGCAGATCAGTCCTCCAGCCCAAGCAGCTCATCCAGTTTGCCCT GGACGTCGCCCAGGGGATGGACTACTTGGAGTCCAAGAAGTTGGTGCACAGGGACCTTGCCGCCCGCAACATCCTGATCTCAGAGGAGAACGTGGCCAAAGTGAGTGACTTCGGCTTGGCCAAGGTGGACCCAAAAGGCATAGACGCCACCAAGCTGCCAGTCAAGTGGACAGCTCCAGAGGCCCTGAAACACAAT AAATTCTCTGCCAAGTCGGACGTCTGGAGCTATGGGATCCTCCTGTGGGAAGTATTCTCCTACGGCCGGGCGCCCTACTCCAAGATG aCTCTGAAGGAAGTGACGGAGATGGTGGAGAAGGGGTACCGGATGGAGGCCCCTGAGGAATGCCCGCCCTCCCTCTACACTCTGATGAAGAGCTGCTGGGAGATAGAGCCGGGGAAGCGGCCTTCCTTCAAGAAGCTCACTGAGAAGCTGCAGAAGGAGCTGAAGCACATAGGGGACAGTTAG